A single Vigna radiata var. radiata cultivar VC1973A chromosome 8, Vradiata_ver6, whole genome shotgun sequence DNA region contains:
- the LOC106770982 gene encoding transcription factor MYB2-like isoform X1, whose product MDTNCGPLVKTQAKMQYAENEMLGLRKGPWTLDEDTILLNYITTHGEGHWNSLARSAGLRRSGKSCRLRWLNYLRPDVRRGNITLQEQILILDLHSRWGNRYKIHLRFFCYVVGCIMFYRRWSKIAQHLPGRTDNEIKNYWRTRVIKQAKQLRCDVNSKEFRDTLRYVWMPRLLERIQPASQILQPQIKLDPGPTQIQGFHGLDSVTPAGSFSDSSSVELHSDCSGSGLDPWEEGNGGGEWLESLWNELEIKYSSLP is encoded by the exons ATGGATACTAACTGTGGGCCCCTGGTAAAGACACAAGCCAAGATGCAGTATGCTGAAAACGAGATGTTAGGCCTCAGAAAAGGTCCATGGACGCTTGACGAGGACACCATTCTCCTCAATTACATCACCACCCATGGTGAAGGTCACTGGAATTCCCTCGCACGATCTGCAG gTTTAAGGAGGAGTGGGAAGAGTTGCAGATTAAGGTGGCTGAACTACTTGCGCCCCGATGTGCGGCGTGGAAACATCACACTCCAAGAACAAATACTAATTCTCGACCTTCACTCTCGGTGGGGCAACAGGTATAAAATTCATCTAAGGTTTTTCTGTTATGTGGTTGGGTGTATAATGTTTTATCGTAGGTGGTCGAAGATTGCACAGCACCTGCCAGGAAGAACGGACAATGAAATAAAGAACTATTGGAGGACGAGAGTGATAAAACAGGCGAAGCAACTCAGGTGCGATGTCAACAGCAAAGAGTTCAGAGACACCTTGCGTTATGTGTGGATGCCGCGCTTACTGGAACGGATTCAGCCCGCATCGCAAATTCTCCAGCCTCAGATCAAACTGGACCCAGGCCCAACTCAAATTCAGGGTTTTCACGGTTTAGATTCGGTGACCCCCGCCGGTTCTTTCTCGGACTCATCATCCGTGGAGCTCCATAGCGATTGTTCGGGTTCGGGTCTGGATCCGTGGGAAGAAGGGAATGGTGGGGGTGAATGGTTGGAAAGTTTGTGGAATGAGCTCGAAATAAAATACAGTTCCCTTCCGTGA
- the LOC106770982 gene encoding transcription factor MYB2-like isoform X2: MDTNCGPLVKTQAKMQYAENEMLGLRKGPWTLDEDTILLNYITTHGEGHWNSLARSAGLRRSGKSCRLRWLNYLRPDVRRGNITLQEQILILDLHSRWGNRWSKIAQHLPGRTDNEIKNYWRTRVIKQAKQLRCDVNSKEFRDTLRYVWMPRLLERIQPASQILQPQIKLDPGPTQIQGFHGLDSVTPAGSFSDSSSVELHSDCSGSGLDPWEEGNGGGEWLESLWNELEIKYSSLP; the protein is encoded by the exons ATGGATACTAACTGTGGGCCCCTGGTAAAGACACAAGCCAAGATGCAGTATGCTGAAAACGAGATGTTAGGCCTCAGAAAAGGTCCATGGACGCTTGACGAGGACACCATTCTCCTCAATTACATCACCACCCATGGTGAAGGTCACTGGAATTCCCTCGCACGATCTGCAG gTTTAAGGAGGAGTGGGAAGAGTTGCAGATTAAGGTGGCTGAACTACTTGCGCCCCGATGTGCGGCGTGGAAACATCACACTCCAAGAACAAATACTAATTCTCGACCTTCACTCTCGGTGGGGCAACAG GTGGTCGAAGATTGCACAGCACCTGCCAGGAAGAACGGACAATGAAATAAAGAACTATTGGAGGACGAGAGTGATAAAACAGGCGAAGCAACTCAGGTGCGATGTCAACAGCAAAGAGTTCAGAGACACCTTGCGTTATGTGTGGATGCCGCGCTTACTGGAACGGATTCAGCCCGCATCGCAAATTCTCCAGCCTCAGATCAAACTGGACCCAGGCCCAACTCAAATTCAGGGTTTTCACGGTTTAGATTCGGTGACCCCCGCCGGTTCTTTCTCGGACTCATCATCCGTGGAGCTCCATAGCGATTGTTCGGGTTCGGGTCTGGATCCGTGGGAAGAAGGGAATGGTGGGGGTGAATGGTTGGAAAGTTTGTGGAATGAGCTCGAAATAAAATACAGTTCCCTTCCGTGA